A section of the Thunnus albacares chromosome 6, fThuAlb1.1, whole genome shotgun sequence genome encodes:
- the mnta gene encoding max-binding protein MNT isoform X1, whose protein sequence is MSIETLLEAAKFLELQAQQQQKAREDELKEKLRLEQLAEQRRSDVNYNSTIHVNNVSKAEELRTECRPAPIPPSLPPPSMPITVIPIPVVTPNPTGSPALPVATLSPPAAPPLASPRRDPHSPQEQSAAALPRSPQPKPDHPTSVLTVNHKQPIQNHHHHPQFIPQTGNTKLQPQTHQQLLQRYPGSIVSPPQQHALLPQSGPLLQQAPLQNGPISRGSPPDDGRQLDKKRPGGAGTREVHNKLEKNRRAHLKECFETLKKNIPNIDEKKTSNLSVLRSALRYIQTLKRKEKEYEHDMERLAREKIATQQRLAELKNELSQWMDVIEIDRVLRQTVQPEEDQASTSTASEGEDIMDDDLDEETTPRAPTALPTVPQTMKPELHKTVTPTQTPTLTPTTTTSFITQHISIQHKAPLLQPQPQPQPQPVTPPQPASKPAVPPALTTSSTPTTPSQALIPTHTQMVTSPSLHPTVIAHASVSHPSVIQAVNHVIQGGGPKHIAHLAPSTPTSSVQLAPGHQPIGHITVHPVAHLGPHLPALYPQPVAVTQSAVVGHITHTLNHSHAQVNGTVASQPNAAIVGKQTTMVAHHPQLVGQTVLNPVTMVAMPSFPISTLKLA, encoded by the exons ATGAGCATCGAAACGCTCCTGGAAGCAGCCAAGTTTTTGGAATTGCAAGCCCAGCAACAACAGAAAGCACGTG AGGATGAACTAAAGGAAAAGCTGCGTCTGGAGCAGTTGGCAGAGCAAAGACGCTCTGATGTGAACTATAACTCCACAATCCACGTCAACAATGTTTCTAAAGCAGAGGAGCTCCGCACTGAGTGCCGCCCAGCCCCCATACCCCCCTCTCTGCCTCCCCCCTCCATGCCCATTACTGTCATTCCTATCCCTGTGGTCACCCCCAATCCTACAGGCTCCCCCGCTCTGCCTGTTGCTACGctctctcctccagctgctccacCACTGGCCTCCCCAAGGAGGGACCCTCATTCTCCTCAGGAGCAAAGTGCGGCTGCTCTGCCACGTTCTCCACAACCCAAACCCGACCACCCAACCTCTGTACTGACCGTCAACCACAAGCAGCCGATACAgaaccaccaccatcatccaCAGTTCATCCCCCAAACTGGCAACACTAAACTACAGCCGCAGACACACCAGCAGCTCCTTCAGCGCTATCCTGGTTCCATCGTCTCGCCACCCCAGCAACACGCCTTACTCCCCCAGTCAGGCCCTCTCCTCCAGCAGGCTCCCCTACAGAATGGCCCCATCAGCCGGGGGAGTCCTCCTGATGATGGACGCCAGCTAGACAAGAAACGACCAGGAGG GGCAGGCACAAGAGAAGTGCATAACAAGCTTGAGAAAAACAG ACGAGCACACCTGAAGGAGTGCTTTGAAACGCTGAAAAAGAACATCCCTAACATTGACGAGAAGAAGACCTCCAATCTGAGCGTGCTGAGAAGTGCTCTGAGATACATTCAG ACGTTAAAGCGTAAAGAGAAAGAGTACGAGCATGACATGGAGCGACTGGCCAGAGAGAAGATAGCCACGCAGCAGCGATTAGCAGAGCTGAAGAACGAGCTGAGCCAGTGGATGGATGTGATTGAGATCGACCGCGTCCTCCGACAGACAGTACAGCCTGAAGAGGACCAGGCCTCCACCTCCACTGCTTCGG AAGGTGAAGACATCATGGACGATGACCTAGATGAAGAGACGACACCGAGAGCACCGACTGCCTTACCCACCGTGCCTCAAACCATGAAACCTGAGCTGCACAAGACTGTAACACCCACTCAGACCCCGACCCTGACACCCACCACCACTACCTCCTTCATCACCCAACACATCTCCATCCAGCACAAAGCCCCTCTGCTCCAGCCTCAGCCGCAGCCTCAGCCACAGCCAGTGACTCCTCCACAGCCAGCGTCCAAGCCTGCAGTCCCACCCGCACTCACAACATCCAGCACTCCCACCACCCCCAGTCAGGCCTTGAtccccacccacacacagatGGTGACCTCACCTAGCCTACACCCCACAGTTATTGCCCACGCTTCAGTGTCCCATCCATCAGTCATCCAAGCTGTCAACCACGTCATCCAGGGTGGGGGTCCCAAACATATTGCCCACCTGGCTCCCTCCACTCCCACCAGCTCTGTTCAGTTAGCCCCCGGCCACCAGCCCATCGGCCACATCACCGTACACCCAGTGGCTCACCTGGGCCCACATCTACCTGCCCTCTATCCCCAACCAGTGGCTGTCACACAGTCAGCCGTCGTCGGTCACATCACTCACACTCTCAACCACAGCCACGCCCAGGTGAACGGCACTGTGGCGAGCCAGCCAAACGCCGCCATTGTTGGCAAACAGACAACAATGGTAGCTCACCACCCGCAGCTGGTGGGTCAGACTGTGCTCAACCCTGTGACAATGGTGGCCATGCCCTCCTTCCCCATCAGCACTCTGAAACTGGCCTGA
- the mnta gene encoding max-binding protein MNT isoform X2 — MSIETLLEAAKFLELQAQQQQKAREDELKEKLRLEQLAEQRRSDVNYNSTIHVNNVSKAEELRTECRPAPIPPSLPPPSMPITVIPIPVVTPNPTGSPALPVATLSPPAAPPLASPRRDPHSPQEQSAAALPRSPQPKPDHPTSVLTVNHKQPIQNHHHHPQFIPQTGNTKLQPQTHQQLLQRYPGSIVSPPQQHALLPQSGPLLQQAPLQNGPISRGSPPDDGRQLDKKRPGGRAHLKECFETLKKNIPNIDEKKTSNLSVLRSALRYIQTLKRKEKEYEHDMERLAREKIATQQRLAELKNELSQWMDVIEIDRVLRQTVQPEEDQASTSTASEGEDIMDDDLDEETTPRAPTALPTVPQTMKPELHKTVTPTQTPTLTPTTTTSFITQHISIQHKAPLLQPQPQPQPQPVTPPQPASKPAVPPALTTSSTPTTPSQALIPTHTQMVTSPSLHPTVIAHASVSHPSVIQAVNHVIQGGGPKHIAHLAPSTPTSSVQLAPGHQPIGHITVHPVAHLGPHLPALYPQPVAVTQSAVVGHITHTLNHSHAQVNGTVASQPNAAIVGKQTTMVAHHPQLVGQTVLNPVTMVAMPSFPISTLKLA; from the exons ATGAGCATCGAAACGCTCCTGGAAGCAGCCAAGTTTTTGGAATTGCAAGCCCAGCAACAACAGAAAGCACGTG AGGATGAACTAAAGGAAAAGCTGCGTCTGGAGCAGTTGGCAGAGCAAAGACGCTCTGATGTGAACTATAACTCCACAATCCACGTCAACAATGTTTCTAAAGCAGAGGAGCTCCGCACTGAGTGCCGCCCAGCCCCCATACCCCCCTCTCTGCCTCCCCCCTCCATGCCCATTACTGTCATTCCTATCCCTGTGGTCACCCCCAATCCTACAGGCTCCCCCGCTCTGCCTGTTGCTACGctctctcctccagctgctccacCACTGGCCTCCCCAAGGAGGGACCCTCATTCTCCTCAGGAGCAAAGTGCGGCTGCTCTGCCACGTTCTCCACAACCCAAACCCGACCACCCAACCTCTGTACTGACCGTCAACCACAAGCAGCCGATACAgaaccaccaccatcatccaCAGTTCATCCCCCAAACTGGCAACACTAAACTACAGCCGCAGACACACCAGCAGCTCCTTCAGCGCTATCCTGGTTCCATCGTCTCGCCACCCCAGCAACACGCCTTACTCCCCCAGTCAGGCCCTCTCCTCCAGCAGGCTCCCCTACAGAATGGCCCCATCAGCCGGGGGAGTCCTCCTGATGATGGACGCCAGCTAGACAAGAAACGACCAGGAGG ACGAGCACACCTGAAGGAGTGCTTTGAAACGCTGAAAAAGAACATCCCTAACATTGACGAGAAGAAGACCTCCAATCTGAGCGTGCTGAGAAGTGCTCTGAGATACATTCAG ACGTTAAAGCGTAAAGAGAAAGAGTACGAGCATGACATGGAGCGACTGGCCAGAGAGAAGATAGCCACGCAGCAGCGATTAGCAGAGCTGAAGAACGAGCTGAGCCAGTGGATGGATGTGATTGAGATCGACCGCGTCCTCCGACAGACAGTACAGCCTGAAGAGGACCAGGCCTCCACCTCCACTGCTTCGG AAGGTGAAGACATCATGGACGATGACCTAGATGAAGAGACGACACCGAGAGCACCGACTGCCTTACCCACCGTGCCTCAAACCATGAAACCTGAGCTGCACAAGACTGTAACACCCACTCAGACCCCGACCCTGACACCCACCACCACTACCTCCTTCATCACCCAACACATCTCCATCCAGCACAAAGCCCCTCTGCTCCAGCCTCAGCCGCAGCCTCAGCCACAGCCAGTGACTCCTCCACAGCCAGCGTCCAAGCCTGCAGTCCCACCCGCACTCACAACATCCAGCACTCCCACCACCCCCAGTCAGGCCTTGAtccccacccacacacagatGGTGACCTCACCTAGCCTACACCCCACAGTTATTGCCCACGCTTCAGTGTCCCATCCATCAGTCATCCAAGCTGTCAACCACGTCATCCAGGGTGGGGGTCCCAAACATATTGCCCACCTGGCTCCCTCCACTCCCACCAGCTCTGTTCAGTTAGCCCCCGGCCACCAGCCCATCGGCCACATCACCGTACACCCAGTGGCTCACCTGGGCCCACATCTACCTGCCCTCTATCCCCAACCAGTGGCTGTCACACAGTCAGCCGTCGTCGGTCACATCACTCACACTCTCAACCACAGCCACGCCCAGGTGAACGGCACTGTGGCGAGCCAGCCAAACGCCGCCATTGTTGGCAAACAGACAACAATGGTAGCTCACCACCCGCAGCTGGTGGGTCAGACTGTGCTCAACCCTGTGACAATGGTGGCCATGCCCTCCTTCCCCATCAGCACTCTGAAACTGGCCTGA